Below is a window of Candidatus Endomicrobium procryptotermitis DNA.
TTCCGGACATAGAATCTGTGCAAAACGTAAGCAAAATAAAAAAAAATATAAAAATTCCACTTGTCGCTGATATTCATTTCGATTACAGGATAGCTTTGGAAGCTGTAAAACAAGGCGTTGACAAATTAAGAATAAATCCGGGAAATATCGGTTCGAAAGATAAAGTCGAAACTTTGGTAAAAGAAGCTAAAGCCGCGCATATCCCGATAAGAATAGGCGTAAATGCAGGATCTTTAAAATCTGTTCATAATTTCAATGGCAATTTGTCGCGGGCCAAAGAGCTCGTAAAAACCGCTTTGAAACATGTCAAAATTCTTGAAAAAAATGAGTTTTATGATATTGCGGTTTCTTTAAAAGCTTCGAATATAGAAACTACTGTTGAAGCCTATAAAATATTCGCTTCCAAAAGAAACTATCCTCTACATCTGGGTATAACGGAAGCGGGGTCGGCTTTCAGCGGTACCGTAAAATCCTCGGCAGGGCTTGGCATTATGCTTTATGAAGGTCTGGGAGACACGATAAGAGTGTCTTTGACAGCAGATCCTGTTGAAGAAATAAAAACTGCATATTCCCTTTTACAGTCGATGGAATTGAGAAACGCCGGCGTCGAAATAGTATCGTGCCCAACTTGTTCTCGCTGTTCAGTCGATCTTATAAAAATCGTTTCCGACATGGAAAAAGAAACAGCAAAAATGCGTGGACTTAAAAAATTTTCAAAACCTGTTAAAATCGCTCTTATGGGCTGCGCAGTCAATGGACCGGGAGAAGCCAAGGATGCTGATTTCG
It encodes the following:
- the ispG gene encoding flavodoxin-dependent (E)-4-hydroxy-3-methylbut-2-enyl-diphosphate synthase, with the protein product MRYFKRNQTKRINIGGITIGGGAPIAVQSMTNTDTRDWRATVKQIKSLEEVGCEIIRVSFPDIESVQNVSKIKKNIKIPLVADIHFDYRIALEAVKQGVDKLRINPGNIGSKDKVETLVKEAKAAHIPIRIGVNAGSLKSVHNFNGNLSRAKELVKTALKHVKILEKNEFYDIAVSLKASNIETTVEAYKIFASKRNYPLHLGITEAGSAFSGTVKSSAGLGIMLYEGLGDTIRVSLTADPVEEIKTAYSLLQSMELRNAGVEIVSCPTCSRCSVDLIKIVSDMEKETAKMRGLKKFSKPVKIALMGCAVNGPGEAKDADFGIAGGKNIGILFKNGKIIGKVRPEKWVKTLVVMLKDFYE